The Hippoglossus hippoglossus isolate fHipHip1 chromosome 16, fHipHip1.pri, whole genome shotgun sequence genomic sequence ACCAAAACCAATACATTGGCCACACTTCAGTAAAAAGATCAGCAGAATAATGCAAAAGTTACTGCTTTATGAAGCATTTATTTTAGCTGACGACGAAAAAGATCGGAATTTCATCAACTTAAATTTCCACACAAAGGAACCGTTTTAATGAGAACATGTTTATGTCCCGTCTGCTTACCTGTCGTCTCTGATGCGGTAGAAGAAGCCGTAGCCCTCGTGCACCATGGGAGCCACAGCCCCCAGAATTGTGGTGTAGCCCACCAGACTGGACGACAGCAAAAAgttaccaccaccaccactgcagACACGAACACAACCCAGTTACAGACCAGCAGAGACCTAACGATTTTactcaacatacagtatatctaaaaGAGTTTAGATCTTTGTGCTTCTACATCTGTCATTTAATATCACAGCGAGCTATAATGTAGTGGGGGTTTTGAGCAGGGCACAGAGAAGAGACTGTACCTCGTTGTGTAGAGGGGATCCATGAAGAGCTCTGGGGTGGGACGTCCCTCCTCTTTAGCAATAAGATACAGGCCGAGCAGATGCCTGTCGAAACCTGGAAACAATGTCAAGAAATATAACAAGAGctgatattaaaaacacaacagttctTGTTGACAACAAAAATTATTAATTCACTGGTGATACTTCCTGTATGAGGAACATTGTACAACACCCAATTAGACAAGTTGCTCTATATCATCTGTGAATCCAGTTTTACTGCACTTGTGATCTTTCCTTTGATTTAACTCGTCTTCATGCTCTCTATCTAATTATTTCTGATTTGTAATGAGCCTGTTAATGTTACAAAAACTGACCATTTGCATTCTGGGCCTCAGCCATTAGCTTGTTGTGTCGATTGAAGGCCAGCAGCATGGCTTTCCTCTTGGCATTAACCTGAGGGGGAAATGTTGATGTCAAATAAGCAAAAACTGAGGCCACCTGTGTACtttgtgagacacacacacacacacacacacacacacacacacacacacacacacacacacacacacacacacacacacacacacacactcacactcactcactcactcactcactcactcacatcaCATGAGGGGTCGATCATGGCTCGACACCAGTTCACAGCCTCCTGGGTGCAGGGTCGCATCGTCTCCGTCCTGCCGTGGTAGAACTTGCGGGTCATTGCTGTCTCATAGCAACTACCGGGcctgagagggagaagaagagatgtGCCTTTATTTACTTACTTGACTTTAAATATCACTAAAAGCATGAGCAAATTACCGGGTCCACACCTTTTGTGCATTCTGTAATAGGCCAACTGCATCGCCAGTTGAACAAAGGTGTCAGGATGCAGCTTCTTCTGTTTGATGGCTGCTTTTCCAAATGCAGTGAAGGCGTAACACACAATCTGCAGGTCCTTTGCCTATAAAAccacagacagtgagacagtgagtgagACAGTAGACAAACACCTCTAACTATGCAAAAGTAATTTTACTATTAACTCACAGTCTCCAGGTATTGCTGTTTGGCCTGGCTGATGTCACTGAGGACTTTCTCGTCCACAGTAAAAACCATCTCCTCAGGAATGGGCATGGGTCTGACTGCGTCTGAGCCCTTCAAAGCATAAGACATAGTCAATGTGTGAGAAGTGGAAggatacatttaaaattaaactatTTCACTTCATGttcagaaacaaaagaaacaaatggaGGAGTTTACCTTCCATTCGCCTTCCGTAGCTTTGATTTGTTGGTCCACATACCAACACAGAGACACCAGAACCATGGCATCGTATGGGGCATGCTGCAAAACAATTTCATTTGAGCTATTGATCATTTCACATCACGATATAGTGACCAAAATCATCCTCATCAGTTTTACCACTCACTGTACTAACTAatcaaatttagttttaatgagTCTACAATCTCTCCAACCATTACACATACAAACTCACATCACACGTTGATCCAAAAGTGCCGTCTGAGAAGACGATTGAGTTGTACGACTTGTCTCCCCAGCGGATGGTGGGGTCTCCTTTAAGTGCTTCCTTGGTCACCTGTGTTCAGAATTTAAAAGTCACAAAATTAGACACGCTGCTTTATTCCTGTGGACAGAACATGATTTACACAGGGTCAAGTGGTGGAGTTATAAATAATTCAACATGTGTGCAGCCAGTACATTTGTGTAGTTCTCTGGAGTGGAGTAGGGTTTGGTTTCGTCCAGAGATACGATGAACAGGCTGCTCTGAATGGTTTCCAGGATGGTGTTATTGTGCGGATCAATGCTTATTAGATGCTCCCTGGCCTGTGGAGACAGTAAACAGATACATGTTCATGActtctagttttttttatagtctGTGTTACACCTTATTCACCAAGATGTCTCTGAAGCAGCCTCACCTTTGCCCAGCGAGTCCTCTCCTCTGAGGTGAGAGCCCCGACTCCGTCTCCCTCTGGCTCTCCCTCACAGCGCCCCTTCACATATCTCAGCTGCCTGCACAGGttaacacgcacacaaaatATAACAAGGCAGCTTTTAACCGGTGTGCCTTTCCATGTCCTGCTCTCAAATTACATTCAAGACTCTTTACTATCTATCCCTTGCTCGACCTCTATTTAATAGATTGTTTGCGGAGTATCATGTTAACAATAATAGTAAAGAGTCACAGACACCAGCAAGCTGTCAGGAGCAACTGCTCTCATGATGCTGGAGCgagcaagaaaataaaacatctctcatttacatatttatttaaatgtcctATTAGAAGTGTGGAGATACGAGTGAGAAAAGAGATGTTACCAAAATGTGAGGCTCCCATTGTTTTCCTCCTAGAGCTACTGTAAGGTTGGCGTCCTTAGTTGTCTAATTAGTTAGTTTAAGTGTTGGGTACCAGATTTCATATTTGTGTACTAGGGTTCATATTTGGGTTGTGTTCTTGttcttgtgtatttatgtgtactAACTACCTGAGAAGTTCTGGAGGAGTGAGGATTTGTCCATCACAAAGTGCGTCGAATGTGAAGATCCGTCCACGACACATCACTACCAAGTGGGAGGGGCATGGACCCTCGCGCTCTGTGACACAACAGAAAACGACCATTACACAACAGAAATATGTAAGCTgaagaaatgtgttatttaaatttgttcacGCAGCTGTGCTAAAGGTTAAAGATAACAGCCATGTTTATTCTACCTGTCTGGAAGTAGTTACGGATGGTGTCCTTCTTTACTCCGGGCACTTTGCAGGTGCAGAACAGCATTCGGAACTGATCCATATCTAATGCCGTTTTTCCAACTTTCTGAGGAGCCAGCTTCTCGctgaaaagaaatcaaaattacatatttacatgACGAGATGGAAAAAGTTGAGCACACCACAGAAACACGGCTTGTTAAAGTGTGAGGATGTCTTACGTGCGGATCAGGTCCCAGTACTGTAGTGCATGCCACGTGCTTATACTGGCCCTCTGCAGGTAAACTCCCTCTGCAGGAGGCCACCAGTGCTCGAGGTACGGCGCCGGGCCTCCAAAGTTCACATTCAGCTGAGAGGGGATGCGGACCTCCAGGTACGCTGCGTCTAACCACCATTCTTCCAACTGGTGAATAAGAACACAGTCAGCTAAATTAAATCCCCAGGATAAGAGAGGACATGTGTATGACCAAGACCTTTACAGTTGATTCCCGTACCCAGTTCTTCTTCGTCCTGGCTCTCTGCAGTAGTTTCTGGTGCAGCTCTTTACCAACACCCTCTTGGAATTTTCTCACAATGTCCACAGTCGCCTTAAACTCTTTCTCAGAAGCAAATGGATGAACTGTTGGCAACAGAAAACCAGTCAGTGAATCAGTCAATAAACAGCTTCTGGTCACTGGGAACATTGAGCATCTTCTGTGGTGAAAACTGTAATTTTCAAGACAGTTAATATGAATCAAACAATCATATATGCAAATTATAAAATCAACTGACACTAGAGTTAAACTACTACGAAATTTGGATTATGTTGAGAAATATAAATCTAGGCAGACAGACCCAAACAGCTGAGGTACAGTATATTGATAAATGCCATGTGACATTTGACCGAAAAAATCTTGAGTGAATTAAATCATGACTACTATTTAACCAATCATGTTAATGTAGCACTTTTCTGCTTGAGCACAGCCACCAACAAATCGAAACCACAGCCCAGTTTTTTGGCTCTTTACATGCAGAAATCATTTgagtaaatatttaaagtttgcTTTGTAAGTTGTTACTGAGACCCAGCCCCTTGCACAAAGCTACACTCCTACCAGCATCTAGGTACATGGAAAGGCTGCTCTCTAGTGGTGGTACAGGCAGGGGAGGCAGGATGCTCTGGTACTGGAAGGTTCGCTCCGGCAGAGACTCTGACAACAGATTAGCCATTTCTTCTCCCtgtaacacaaataaatgttgaatgtcTGAAGCTGAAACATCAGTTTGATATTAGTTTGTCTCACTGGTTTGACAGAGTATGACTCAGTTGCAGTTTGCATGATCTCAAGTTGATCTCAAAGAATTCTTCAGACAATATACTGATAATTTCTATGTACATGAACAGAcaatgtttgtgtaattaataccgttttattaatattttcaaatgGAACACGTGTAAGTGTAAATTCTGGTTAATCTGTATGAAATTGGCCATAATTGTTTACATCAAGAGACTCCAAAGAAACGCAGTATTTATattcgttttttttctgtagaaAGGCAAAAAGGGAGAACATCTGTTTGTAAATACATGAGCAAAAAAATCCCACAAAGAGGAAATAAACCAAGGCACTTTTGCTGTGGAAAAAGTTAAAAGCTTTTATTACCGTGGCTATGTAATGCTAATGTGGTTAGTCACCCTGATCATTCATGCATTAGCCACACTAATAAAGGCTTTTAAATGTTCCTACAGCGAACATgcctttgtttcctctttggAATCAATATACAGTTTCCTATTATGAACCATAAAGAGAAGCTGTAAATCTTCttatttgagaagctggaacgAGCAAATGATTGATCTTTATGTTCATTTGTAAATCAAATAGTCAGTTGATGTCACGTTCACTGGTTTCAGTCTCTTAAATGTGAGGAGAAgctgcttctgtgttttttttttacatctcagAACATGTGACACCTGCTGGTTCAAAACATTTgagtgaaacagaaacaagGAAGTTTCAGACTTCCACTTGGCTTCTGATGGCGTTTAACAGAGATTCCTGACCAAACAAAGGATTTAACACCTGCTAGTAGCACAATAACTGTCAGATGAATCAGGACTGATGATCACTGATAGCTGCAGCTCCATTAGAACAAGAGCAATGCTACAGCTACAGCTACTTTCTCTGAGGTTGGGCTGATCCCACAGAGGAtacaggagcaggagcagtgaAGAGCCTGGATTTAACTGTTTCAACACTGTCTGTTTAGCATGggaataaacaccaacactgtTTTATAATCAGTTATATTGTGCAAAATTGATATTGGTCATATGTCCAG encodes the following:
- the LOC117777368 gene encoding peroxisomal carnitine O-octanoyltransferase-like isoform X3, whose translation is MSHQEEFEKMAEDVKKVKTKPSDQELLDLYGLYKQSMVGDVNIGQPGMFDMKGKAKWNAWDSRKVHPFASEKEFKATVDIVRKFQEGVGKELHQKLLQRARTKKNWLEEWWLDAAYLEVRIPSQLNVNFGGPAPYLEHWWPPAEGVYLQRASISTWHALQYWDLIRTEKLAPQKVGKTALDMDQFRMLFCTCKVPGVKKDTIRNYFQTEREGPCPSHLVVMCRGRIFTFDALCDGQILTPPELLRQLRYVKGRCEGEPEGDGVGALTSEERTRWAKAREHLISIDPHNNTILETIQSSLFIVSLDETKPYSTPENYTNVTKEALKGDPTIRWGDKSYNSIVFSDGTFGSTCDHAPYDAMVLVSLCWYVDQQIKATEGEWKGSDAVRPMPIPEEMVFTVDEKVLSDISQAKQQYLETAKDLQIVCYAFTAFGKAAIKQKKLHPDTFVQLAMQLAYYRMHKRPGSCYETAMTRKFYHGRTETMRPCTQEAVNWCRAMIDPSCDVNAKRKAMLLAFNRHNKLMAEAQNANGFDRHLLGLYLIAKEEGRPTPELFMDPLYTTSGGGGNFLLSSSLVGYTTILGAVAPMVHEGYGFFYRIRDDRIVISISAWNSYRPTDAATLFNHFSSYLHQMLHLATTSQL
- the LOC117777368 gene encoding peroxisomal carnitine O-octanoyltransferase-like isoform X1; protein product: MANLLSESLPERTFQYQSILPPLPVPPLESSLSMYLDAVHPFASEKEFKATVDIVRKFQEGVGKELHQKLLQRARTKKNWLEEWWLDAAYLEVRIPSQLNVNFGGPAPYLEHWWPPAEGVYLQRASISTWHALQYWDLIRTEKLAPQKVGKTALDMDQFRMLFCTCKVPGVKKDTIRNYFQTEREGPCPSHLVVMCRGRIFTFDALCDGQILTPPELLRQLRYVKGRCEGEPEGDGVGALTSEERTRWAKAREHLISIDPHNNTILETIQSSLFIVSLDETKPYSTPENYTNVTKEALKGDPTIRWGDKSYNSIVFSDGTFGSTCDHAPYDAMVLVSLCWYVDQQIKATEGEWKGSDAVRPMPIPEEMVFTVDEKVLSDISQAKQQYLETAKDLQIVCYAFTAFGKAAIKQKKLHPDTFVQLAMQLAYYRMHKRPGSCYETAMTRKFYHGRTETMRPCTQEAVNWCRAMIDPSCDVNAKRKAMLLAFNRHNKLMAEAQNANGFDRHLLGLYLIAKEEGRPTPELFMDPLYTTSGGGGNFLLSSSLVGYTTILGAVAPMVHEGYGFFYRIRDDRIVISISAWNSYRPTDAATLFNHFSSYLHQMLHLATTSQL